Proteins co-encoded in one Methylomonas albis genomic window:
- a CDS encoding helix-turn-helix domain-containing protein, translating to MAKLQNPNRAKIHRSYSVEEIAMLYSVHKNTVRQWIKSGLPMIDQNRPILISGADLRLYWQNKRVSRKSKCQPYEIYCVRCRIPQRPAGNMADFEPRNGDTGRLIGLCPDCGGIINKFIKGTRLDAIRGQLDITHTKTLEHINDSFKPLVNSDFN from the coding sequence ATGGCTAAACTCCAAAACCCCAACCGCGCCAAAATCCACCGCAGTTACTCGGTAGAAGAAATTGCGATGCTTTATTCGGTACATAAAAACACAGTGAGGCAATGGATAAAGTCCGGATTACCTATGATCGATCAAAATCGGCCGATTCTGATCAGCGGCGCAGACCTCCGCCTGTATTGGCAAAACAAACGGGTAAGCCGAAAAAGCAAATGCCAGCCTTACGAAATTTATTGTGTTCGCTGTCGGATTCCGCAACGGCCAGCTGGAAACATGGCAGATTTTGAACCGCGCAATGGCGACACCGGGCGCCTGATTGGACTTTGTCCAGACTGCGGCGGCATCATCAACAAATTCATTAAAGGAACCCGCTTGGATGCCATTCGCGGGCAATTAGACATCACGCACACGAAAACACTGGAACACATAAACGATAGTTTCAAACCCCTCGTAAACAGTGACTTCAACTAG
- the casA gene encoding type I-E CRISPR-associated protein Cse1/CasA: MRTENRFNLIDEPWLPVVDVGLVSLRQIFSQPEYRALGGNPIQKIAVTKLLLAIVQAATTPADDEAWAELGPAGMAEKCLVYLEKWHDRFDLYGERPFLQMPGVCKAAIQSAGAVLPEVATGNTTVLTQIHIEKTLSAADNALLLIVLMGFGLGGKKTDNSVVLSAGYSGKANDKGKPATGKPGPALGFSGFLHSFLVGASLTETLWLNLLTTEQIAGLRVFTTGLGQAPWEQMPTGEACAIAAQLQNSLMGRLLPMSRFCLLAESGLHYSEGIAHPGYKEGMVDPSVSVDYSGKDAKAVWVDPEKRPWRFLTAMLSFLGVNRTVGYDCQLLRGGLQRARRHAEALGIWSGGLRVSSNAGEQFVSGADDFVESVLTLPMEILGEKWFEILQREMAELDQLAKIVYSATLNYYKTLGMEGKQQAGQASNLYWQLCERQFQKLVDGCDDPAQIKILRRRFADFVRQSYQHHCPNDTARQLEAWAKNQPNLGRYLHDATQPQEATT; the protein is encoded by the coding sequence ATGAGGACAGAAAATCGGTTTAACTTGATCGACGAGCCTTGGCTGCCGGTAGTGGACGTTGGACTGGTCAGCTTACGGCAAATATTCAGCCAACCGGAATATCGAGCGCTAGGCGGCAACCCGATACAAAAAATTGCGGTGACCAAACTGTTGTTGGCCATCGTACAGGCGGCAACGACACCGGCGGACGACGAAGCTTGGGCGGAACTCGGCCCGGCCGGTATGGCCGAGAAATGCCTGGTGTATTTGGAAAAATGGCACGATCGGTTTGATCTGTATGGCGAAAGGCCGTTTTTGCAGATGCCGGGAGTTTGCAAGGCAGCAATCCAATCAGCCGGGGCGGTTTTACCTGAGGTGGCGACGGGCAACACGACAGTGCTAACGCAGATACATATCGAAAAGACACTGTCGGCCGCTGATAACGCCTTGTTGCTGATAGTTCTGATGGGTTTTGGCCTAGGTGGAAAAAAAACCGATAACAGCGTCGTGTTGTCGGCAGGTTATTCTGGAAAAGCCAACGACAAGGGTAAACCTGCCACCGGCAAGCCTGGACCAGCGCTAGGATTCTCCGGTTTTTTACACAGCTTTTTAGTAGGTGCATCGCTTACGGAAACGCTGTGGCTGAATCTGCTGACGACTGAACAAATCGCCGGTTTGCGGGTGTTCACTACTGGTTTGGGCCAAGCACCTTGGGAGCAAATGCCGACGGGCGAGGCTTGTGCAATAGCGGCTCAACTGCAAAACAGCCTGATGGGTCGCTTGCTGCCTATGTCGCGCTTTTGTTTGTTGGCCGAATCGGGTTTGCATTATTCGGAGGGCATCGCCCACCCCGGTTACAAGGAAGGCATGGTCGATCCATCCGTCTCGGTGGATTATTCCGGTAAGGACGCCAAGGCGGTATGGGTCGATCCGGAAAAACGGCCGTGGCGTTTCCTGACCGCCATGCTCAGCTTTCTCGGCGTTAACCGTACCGTCGGTTATGACTGCCAATTGTTGCGCGGAGGTTTACAACGCGCTCGCCGCCATGCTGAAGCACTGGGTATCTGGTCGGGCGGTTTGCGGGTCAGCAGCAATGCCGGCGAGCAATTTGTTTCCGGCGCCGACGATTTCGTAGAATCAGTGCTCACATTACCGATGGAAATTTTGGGCGAGAAATGGTTTGAAATTTTGCAGAGGGAAATGGCCGAGCTCGACCAACTCGCCAAAATTGTCTATAGCGCCACGCTGAACTATTACAAAACGCTGGGTATGGAAGGCAAGCAGCAGGCAGGGCAAGCCAGCAACCTGTACTGGCAACTCTGCGAGCGGCAATTCCAAAAACTGGTTGACGGCTGCGATGATCCGGCCCAAATCAAAATCCTGCGCCGACGTTTTGCCGATTTCGTTCGGCAAAGCTATCAGCACCATTGTCCCAACGACACGGCCAGGCAACTGGAAGCCTGGGCGAAAAATCAGCCCAATCTCGGGCGTTATCTACACGACGCGACTCAACCCCAGGAGGCCACAACATGA
- a CDS encoding DUF5677 domain-containing protein, whose translation MNNDQIEKIAKIFCSTHNISIDTMEYGLKWATTETYAPFLLFIECLDTKCFQDRNNPIDGFFIDMIHRSSNSFGSMITLIANGHLQDAEISARTLSESTLKIQSLLTGNVVDNISNYLAYYYSDSMHKNGHWKSVADTMADSDFYNSLIKNKNEVEDGAKSICKAFIESIGGIWPAKPEKYTIYDIYKKLDREVEYQTVYRAMCGQSHQNPEDLINSLLYSLTDDVDLEKRAKSEKHSFSIFICLWSMRYFLETMLLLGKYFKFNSVIDKSTESLSIIEMMHHKIQNQLAKCEFPDGWTKSTIDGI comes from the coding sequence ATGAATAATGATCAAATTGAAAAAATAGCTAAAATATTTTGCAGTACTCACAATATTTCTATTGATACGATGGAATATGGTCTAAAGTGGGCGACCACTGAAACATATGCGCCTTTCTTGCTATTCATCGAGTGTCTTGATACTAAGTGTTTTCAAGATAGAAATAACCCAATAGATGGTTTTTTTATCGATATGATACACAGATCATCAAATTCATTTGGAAGCATGATCACGCTCATTGCTAACGGACATTTACAAGATGCAGAAATTAGTGCTCGAACTCTTTCTGAATCAACATTAAAAATACAATCCTTATTAACTGGAAATGTTGTAGACAATATTTCTAATTATTTAGCGTATTACTATTCTGATTCAATGCATAAAAATGGACATTGGAAGTCCGTCGCAGATACCATGGCCGATTCTGATTTTTACAATAGCCTCATTAAAAACAAAAATGAAGTTGAGGATGGCGCAAAATCCATATGTAAAGCATTCATTGAATCAATTGGTGGTATTTGGCCAGCTAAACCAGAAAAATATACCATTTATGATATTTATAAAAAACTTGATCGTGAAGTTGAATACCAAACGGTATATCGAGCCATGTGTGGCCAATCTCATCAAAATCCAGAAGATTTAATTAATAGCCTGTTGTACTCATTAACAGACGATGTTGATTTAGAAAAACGAGCAAAATCAGAAAAACATTCTTTTAGTATTTTTATTTGCTTATGGAGTATGCGATATTTTCTAGAGACCATGCTATTACTTGGAAAATATTTCAAATTTAATTCTGTGATTGATAAATCTACCGAGTCTTTATCAATCATTGAGATGATGCATCACAAAATACAAAACCAACTTGCAAAGTGTGAATTTCCAGATGGGTGGACTAAATCAACGATTGACGGTATTTAG
- a CDS encoding tyrosine-type recombinase/integrase → MLNFHIIKVDLKNGETRYRTILTKSGKGIKTKTFRRKQDARTWGNRSVLEYQEFEAKGIRPCTIPFDRLADEYMAWWTGKDHDRARLVKWWADQFGKTLLPEITPDEIRLKLRPKRTQAPATYNRYLAVLSSVMDFATRQQEDDTVAEQYIDENPCKKVRSQTVDNKVIRYLSDEEKPRLIRAAQAIGGKFYLKVLMALTTGMRKGELDQLRWCDIDFDKGLALLADTKNGQPRHTPIPSVTLDELKKHREVGSRLLFPSTTDPNKPFDYKKQWASCLKAANIKSFRWHDMRHDTASTLARDGRTLKEIAEILGHKSLISTDRYAHLCTEHKSQILNETMSRSLNF, encoded by the coding sequence ATGCTAAATTTTCATATCATCAAAGTTGATCTCAAAAACGGGGAAACTCGTTACCGCACAATTCTTACCAAATCTGGTAAGGGAATCAAAACTAAAACTTTTCGACGGAAGCAAGATGCCCGCACTTGGGGCAATCGGTCTGTTCTAGAATATCAAGAATTCGAAGCCAAGGGCATTCGTCCATGCACCATTCCTTTTGATCGTCTGGCCGATGAATACATGGCCTGGTGGACGGGCAAAGACCACGACCGTGCGCGTTTAGTCAAATGGTGGGCCGATCAATTCGGCAAAACGCTTTTACCGGAAATCACACCCGATGAAATTCGACTCAAGCTCAGGCCCAAACGTACGCAAGCCCCAGCCACCTACAACCGCTACCTGGCTGTTTTATCCTCTGTCATGGATTTTGCCACACGGCAGCAAGAGGACGATACGGTTGCAGAACAATACATCGACGAAAATCCCTGTAAAAAAGTTCGCTCTCAAACTGTAGACAATAAAGTCATACGCTATCTATCTGATGAAGAAAAACCGCGTCTGATTCGCGCCGCCCAAGCGATTGGTGGCAAATTTTATCTAAAAGTCCTGATGGCGCTGACCACTGGAATGCGCAAAGGCGAACTCGATCAATTGCGCTGGTGTGATATTGATTTTGACAAGGGCCTGGCCCTTCTAGCCGACACCAAGAATGGCCAGCCGAGACATACACCTATTCCCAGTGTCACGTTGGATGAACTCAAAAAACATCGGGAAGTAGGAAGTCGATTATTATTTCCATCAACAACTGATCCCAATAAGCCATTCGACTATAAAAAACAATGGGCCAGTTGCTTGAAGGCTGCCAATATCAAAAGCTTTCGATGGCATGATATGCGGCATGACACCGCATCGACGTTGGCACGTGACGGTCGTACGCTGAAGGAAATAGCGGAAATATTAGGACATAAAAGCCTAATCAGTACCGACCGCTACGCACATCTCTGCACTGAACACAAAAGCCAAATTCTCAACGAAACAATGAGCCGATCACTAAATTTCTAG
- the cas3 gene encoding CRISPR-associated helicase Cas3' → MLKRGSTSQITLAPDLENCFAKTWMDRSGKKLLGRTVLNHTQIVGEIARTLLMRQPRWLVESLFPVGSVLVAAAHDIGKVSPTFQEKILRGTSDYIWNSKTGLEQVDPTLEHNWGGHAGLSQLTADELKLGKFIPEILGQHHGYTPVVGSRLATDSVFGGDLWQMRRAELVKALQTALQTNFPVITDLLHARLLAGLTAVADWIGSGSLFDDPTVDWQPLIDQALDQAGFVKPDFVADLSFTDIFDGKQLRDSQASFIECVTGPGLYILEAPMGLGKTEAALYAAYQLMSQGQASGLYFALPTQLTSDKIHDRVALFLNRILHPQSPHRQALLLHGNAWLKTLELGKEGNPGGSWFQGGKRGILAPFAVGTIDQALMAVMNVKHGFVRTFGLAGKVVILDEVHSYDSYTGTILDELVKALRQLHCTVIVLSATLTRDRRQALTGLPAAAEEYPLISALPWQGELIEQPAAALPDNRVQLRIAGDTEALEQALLRAEQGQQVLWIENTVADAQACFKQLASRSANIGVECGILHSRFSKLDRQRNEALWTTHFGQEGHASRNRCGRILVGTQVLEQSLDIDADFLVSRFAPSDMLLQRLGRLWRHVDTPRSSGATQEAWLLAPDLESAINEPERAFSKSAKVYSPYVLCRSLEVWQFLPSIDLPGQIRQVIEQTYAPRQEQGVMLKYFNLLEAERQVLQRLALLGVSFGVETLPEEKASTRYGEQDSVEVLLVKNYCTDKTDGLIVMLLPDDSKLVLPTLGKGLTPSQRRELAAQLLQHTVRVAEYLAPSPVAAERLRGLQGYLYLGKADKGESPLRIAKLMDSGDLVALDGGPALPGYALAYDHFGYRAEKL, encoded by the coding sequence ATGCTGAAGCGTGGCTCAACTTCGCAAATTACTCTCGCACCTGACTTAGAAAATTGTTTTGCTAAGACGTGGATGGATCGAAGCGGCAAAAAACTTCTTGGTAGAACTGTTCTCAATCATACGCAAATAGTAGGGGAAATTGCTCGAACCTTGCTAATGCGTCAACCTCGATGGTTAGTTGAATCGCTGTTTCCCGTTGGCTCGGTTCTTGTGGCGGCTGCGCACGACATTGGTAAAGTTAGCCCGACGTTCCAAGAAAAAATTCTTCGTGGCACTAGCGATTACATTTGGAACTCTAAAACAGGACTGGAGCAAGTTGATCCAACGCTTGAACACAACTGGGGTGGACACGCTGGGCTAAGTCAGCTCACCGCTGATGAATTGAAGTTGGGGAAATTTATTCCCGAGATTCTCGGTCAGCACCATGGATACACTCCAGTAGTTGGCTCTCGCCTGGCGACCGATTCGGTTTTTGGCGGAGATCTTTGGCAAATGCGCCGCGCCGAATTAGTCAAAGCGTTGCAAACTGCCTTGCAAACCAATTTCCCAGTCATCACTGACCTGCTGCACGCCCGCTTATTAGCCGGCTTGACGGCCGTCGCCGATTGGATCGGTTCAGGTTCGCTATTCGACGACCCAACTGTCGACTGGCAGCCGCTCATAGACCAGGCGCTGGACCAAGCCGGGTTCGTAAAACCGGATTTTGTTGCAGATTTAAGTTTTACCGATATTTTCGATGGCAAACAGCTTCGCGACAGCCAGGCAAGTTTCATTGAATGCGTTACCGGACCCGGTCTGTATATCCTGGAAGCGCCGATGGGGCTCGGTAAAACCGAAGCCGCGCTATATGCCGCTTACCAACTGATGAGTCAAGGTCAGGCCAGCGGTTTGTATTTTGCATTACCAACGCAACTGACTTCCGACAAAATCCACGATCGGGTTGCTTTATTCCTGAACCGGATATTGCACCCGCAAAGTCCGCACCGCCAAGCCTTGCTGTTACACGGCAATGCTTGGCTGAAAACGTTGGAATTGGGTAAGGAGGGCAATCCCGGTGGCTCTTGGTTTCAAGGCGGCAAACGCGGCATTTTGGCGCCGTTCGCGGTTGGCACCATCGATCAAGCTTTGATGGCGGTGATGAATGTTAAGCATGGTTTCGTTCGCACCTTCGGCTTGGCTGGCAAGGTCGTAATCCTCGACGAAGTGCATAGCTACGACAGTTATACCGGCACGATTCTGGACGAACTGGTCAAAGCCTTGCGTCAGTTGCATTGCACGGTGATCGTACTTAGCGCCACGCTGACCAGGGACCGTCGGCAGGCATTGACAGGCCTGCCGGCGGCAGCCGAAGAATATCCGCTAATTTCAGCTCTGCCTTGGCAGGGCGAGTTAATAGAACAACCGGCAGCGGCCTTGCCCGACAATCGAGTTCAACTGCGCATCGCCGGCGACACCGAGGCGTTGGAGCAAGCTTTATTGCGGGCGGAACAGGGCCAGCAGGTATTATGGATCGAAAATACCGTGGCCGATGCGCAAGCTTGTTTCAAACAATTGGCAAGTCGTAGCGCCAATATCGGCGTCGAGTGCGGCATATTGCATTCGCGCTTCAGCAAACTGGATCGGCAGCGCAATGAAGCACTGTGGACTACTCATTTCGGCCAAGAAGGTCATGCCAGTCGCAACCGGTGTGGGCGGATTCTTGTGGGCACTCAGGTATTGGAGCAATCCCTAGATATTGACGCGGATTTTCTTGTCTCGCGCTTTGCGCCCAGCGACATGCTGTTGCAGCGTCTCGGTCGACTGTGGCGGCATGTCGATACGCCAAGATCAAGCGGTGCGACCCAAGAGGCCTGGTTACTGGCGCCCGATTTAGAATCCGCGATAAACGAACCGGAACGCGCTTTCAGCAAATCGGCCAAAGTTTACAGTCCCTATGTGTTGTGCAGAAGTTTGGAGGTTTGGCAATTCCTGCCATCCATTGATCTGCCGGGACAGATTCGCCAAGTGATCGAGCAAACCTATGCGCCGCGACAGGAGCAAGGCGTCATGCTGAAGTATTTCAATCTACTGGAGGCAGAGCGCCAGGTTTTGCAACGTCTGGCCCTGCTTGGTGTTTCCTTCGGGGTGGAAACGTTGCCGGAAGAAAAGGCCAGCACCCGATATGGTGAGCAAGACAGCGTGGAAGTACTGCTGGTGAAAAACTATTGCACCGATAAGACCGATGGCCTGATTGTCATGCTGTTGCCAGATGATAGCAAACTGGTTTTACCGACACTTGGCAAGGGTCTGACTCCGTCGCAACGCCGCGAACTGGCCGCGCAATTGCTGCAACACACAGTCAGAGTCGCCGAGTATTTGGCGCCATCCCCGGTGGCCGCCGAGCGTTTGCGCGGTCTACAAGGCTATTTATATTTGGGCAAAGCGGACAAGGGCGAAAGTCCGTTGAGAATTGCCAAACTAATGGATAGCGGCGATTTGGTAGCCCTGGATGGCGGCCCCGCGTTACCGGGTTATGCATTGGCTTACGACCATTTTGGCTACCGCGCCGAGAAACTTTAA
- a CDS encoding response regulator transcription factor, which translates to MTQLPMDKPNLLLVDDDVTFCSVLKPALEKRNFQVTVANDVDTAMKLAEQTEPEYAVIDLRIGFDSGLEMVKKLISLDDNTQIVMLTGFASIATAVEAIKLGAIHYLTKPANADEIVNALYKNEGDATVAISDNPLSVKRLEWEHLQKVLMQHDGNISAAARALNMHRRTLQRKLEKRPVKE; encoded by the coding sequence ATGACCCAATTACCTATGGATAAGCCCAATTTACTGCTGGTCGACGATGACGTCACCTTTTGTTCGGTGTTGAAGCCAGCGTTAGAAAAACGAAATTTTCAAGTGACTGTCGCCAACGATGTCGATACGGCAATGAAATTGGCAGAACAAACCGAGCCTGAATACGCGGTGATCGATTTGCGGATTGGGTTTGACTCCGGTCTGGAAATGGTCAAGAAATTGATTTCCTTGGATGACAATACCCAAATTGTCATGCTGACCGGTTTCGCCAGTATTGCCACCGCCGTGGAGGCCATTAAATTGGGGGCGATTCATTATCTGACTAAGCCGGCGAACGCCGATGAGATTGTCAATGCCTTGTACAAAAACGAAGGCGATGCGACGGTAGCCATCAGCGATAACCCGCTATCGGTGAAGCGCTTGGAGTGGGAGCATTTGCAAAAAGTGCTGATGCAACATGATGGCAATATCTCTGCCGCAGCGAGAGCCTTAAATATGCACAGAAGAACCTTGCAAAGAAAGCTGGAAAAAAGGCCGGTAAAGGAATGA
- a CDS encoding transposase: MVIDAETLEILAIEVTSNREGDAQVLPELLNQISADERIEFVSGDDAYGHKEGTHRDFLTEHRGNYPRPQKRQTLERKYRRRQSTKRNAAGDAVRWAQH, from the coding sequence TTGGTTATCGATGCTGAAACCTTGGAAATCCTGGCCATTGAGGTGACTTCTAATCGTGAAGGTGATGCCCAAGTCTTGCCGGAGTTACTCAATCAAATTTCTGCCGATGAACGCATCGAGTTTGTCAGCGGTGACGACGCGTACGGACACAAAGAAGGTACACACCGCGATTTCCTAACGGAACACCGAGGCAATTATCCCCGTCCGCAAAAACGGCAAACCCTGGAAAGAAAATACCGCAGGCGCCAAAGCACGAAACGAAACGCTGCTGGCGATGCAGTCCGTTGGGCTCAACACTAG
- a CDS encoding ATP-binding protein, which produces MLSHILPKAEISIRENLRWLYILRNLMLFAVTVAVFLAVNGLGINLPQNQLWLAIFAISILNLYTWLRLRTPEEVTEHEIFSQICMDVLALAYLLYLTGGASNPIIWVFLLPLIVTAIMLPQAYAWNMVIITSCVYTVLIAYNVPLPAVEPHMAHPAMAEMTPEMTLQMHLMNDRRYFNLHVFGMWFGFVFSAGLVAFFVVELSKTLKERERNLADARESALRDERVVSLGTLAASAAHDMGTPLGTIAILTHEMAEELSEHRYPDLHQKLVIVQQQIDRCKQALSVMSASAGEMRAESGKVMLVSEYIDEVLGQWRTHKAATRLKLFISPDVDMEARVIAERTVTHSIINILNNAAEASPVDAGIEFHVEWNEDTLNLKIRDFGPGLPAEFIEFAGHQPVKSNKQGMGVGLFLTYTTIKRLGGKIQFSNLQSGGACVEISLPLLAKESTHDPITYG; this is translated from the coding sequence ATGCTTTCACACATCCTGCCTAAAGCCGAAATATCTATTCGGGAAAACCTGCGTTGGCTATACATCCTCAGAAACCTGATGCTGTTTGCCGTCACTGTCGCGGTGTTTCTTGCAGTGAATGGCCTGGGTATCAATTTGCCGCAAAACCAGTTGTGGCTGGCGATTTTTGCGATTTCGATACTCAATCTCTATACCTGGTTGCGACTGAGAACGCCGGAGGAAGTCACCGAACATGAGATTTTTTCGCAAATATGCATGGATGTGTTGGCCTTGGCTTATTTGCTTTATCTGACCGGCGGCGCGTCAAATCCGATCATTTGGGTGTTTCTGTTGCCGTTGATTGTTACCGCCATCATGCTGCCGCAGGCTTATGCCTGGAATATGGTGATCATTACGTCCTGCGTCTATACGGTACTGATAGCCTACAACGTACCGTTGCCGGCGGTGGAGCCGCATATGGCTCATCCGGCGATGGCGGAAATGACGCCGGAAATGACGTTACAAATGCATTTGATGAACGACAGGCGCTATTTCAATCTGCATGTATTTGGCATGTGGTTTGGTTTTGTGTTTAGCGCCGGCTTAGTGGCCTTTTTCGTGGTCGAGCTGTCCAAAACCTTAAAAGAGCGTGAGCGCAATCTGGCCGATGCCCGCGAAAGCGCGTTGCGAGACGAGCGGGTAGTGTCGCTGGGCACCTTAGCCGCTAGCGCCGCGCACGATATGGGGACCCCGCTGGGTACGATTGCGATTTTAACTCATGAGATGGCTGAAGAGTTGTCAGAGCATCGTTACCCGGATTTGCATCAGAAACTGGTGATTGTTCAGCAGCAGATCGACCGCTGCAAACAGGCCTTGTCGGTAATGTCGGCCTCCGCCGGCGAGATGCGGGCCGAGTCCGGTAAGGTAATGCTGGTAAGTGAGTATATCGATGAAGTGCTGGGGCAGTGGCGGACGCATAAAGCTGCTACTCGGCTCAAGCTATTTATTTCGCCGGATGTCGATATGGAGGCGCGAGTAATTGCGGAACGTACGGTGACCCACTCCATCATCAATATCCTTAATAACGCTGCCGAGGCGTCCCCGGTCGATGCTGGTATCGAGTTTCATGTTGAATGGAACGAGGATACATTAAACTTGAAAATCAGGGATTTTGGTCCGGGCTTGCCCGCTGAGTTTATCGAGTTTGCAGGGCACCAACCGGTCAAAAGTAATAAGCAGGGCATGGGTGTTGGATTGTTCTTGACCTACACCACCATCAAGCGACTCGGCGGTAAAATACAGTTCAGTAATTTACAGTCGGGCGGCGCCTGCGTTGAGATCAGTTTGCCGTTACTAGCTAAGGAGAGTACGCATGACCCAATTACCTATGGATAA
- the casB gene encoding type I-E CRISPR-associated protein Cse2/CasB — MSQPSEKVGKSAAFVNYTIERCQQDNGLAAALRRADNPNTEYQSWEHLAAFVDLDQAWRRLPYATVAAAIARAKAEHNGSLGIGRAIAACYDDDNQSDQAKAKLRRLLACEQVEEACRILRPLFGLIEAKAGIPLNYAGLLDDLLYFNFDPQRVKARWAQDFFRRGEQGATDEQR; from the coding sequence ATGAGTCAACCCAGCGAGAAAGTCGGCAAGAGCGCCGCTTTCGTCAACTACACCATCGAACGCTGCCAGCAAGATAATGGCCTCGCAGCCGCCTTGCGCCGCGCCGACAACCCCAATACCGAATACCAGAGCTGGGAACACTTGGCGGCATTCGTCGATTTGGACCAGGCCTGGCGGCGCTTGCCATACGCCACTGTTGCGGCAGCTATTGCCAGGGCCAAAGCCGAGCATAACGGCTCTCTCGGCATCGGCAGAGCGATTGCCGCTTGTTACGACGACGACAATCAAAGCGACCAAGCCAAGGCCAAACTGCGCCGGCTATTGGCCTGCGAGCAAGTGGAAGAAGCCTGCCGCATTCTTCGGCCTCTGTTCGGCTTGATTGAAGCTAAAGCCGGTATCCCATTGAACTATGCCGGCTTGCTCGACGATTTGCTGTACTTCAACTTCGACCCGCAACGAGTGAAAGCTCGGTGGGCGCAAGATTTCTTCCGGCGCGGCGAGCAGGGGGCGACGGATGAGCAGC
- a CDS encoding tyrosine-type recombinase/integrase, translating into MTKYNANNERIKRQYFTFLKEAKRQNESSVDAVAKAISRFEAYNKHRDFKAFHFQQAVGFKQHLGRQTNQQTGKPISKATLHSTLGQLKTFFQWLAMQPGYKSRINYSDSEYFNLSEKDVRIATAKRPTAEPTVEQIKHVIRAMPYQTDIERRNRALIAFTLATGARDSAIASMKLQHIDLVGNSVFQDAREVKTKFSKTFTTYFFPVGDEILEIFLDWVRYLKDELLWGNDDPLFPKTHVTVSENRGFVASGLARAHWSNATPIRTIFRESFESAGLPYFNPHSFRKTLVNFGQQLCQTPEQFKAWSQNLGHEDVLTTLYSYGEVQQSRQGEIIQALKNPQKINSQGADVIAHAVIQALKIHQMDFSI; encoded by the coding sequence ATGACCAAATACAACGCGAATAACGAGCGCATCAAGCGCCAATACTTTACCTTTCTCAAGGAAGCTAAGCGTCAAAATGAAAGTTCGGTCGACGCTGTCGCCAAGGCTATCAGTCGCTTTGAAGCGTATAACAAGCACCGTGATTTCAAGGCCTTTCATTTTCAACAGGCCGTAGGCTTCAAACAACACCTTGGCCGGCAGACCAACCAGCAAACCGGCAAGCCGATCAGTAAGGCAACGTTGCATTCCACGCTAGGCCAACTGAAAACGTTTTTCCAATGGCTGGCCATGCAACCCGGCTACAAATCGCGCATCAACTACAGCGACTCGGAATATTTCAACCTGTCGGAAAAAGACGTACGGATTGCCACCGCAAAACGGCCAACCGCTGAACCGACCGTAGAGCAAATCAAGCACGTCATTCGAGCGATGCCGTACCAGACCGACATCGAAAGACGCAACCGCGCCTTGATTGCCTTTACCTTGGCAACAGGAGCCAGAGATAGCGCTATCGCATCAATGAAGTTGCAACACATCGACCTCGTCGGTAATAGCGTGTTTCAGGATGCTCGGGAGGTGAAAACCAAATTCAGCAAAACCTTCACCACCTACTTTTTTCCGGTCGGTGACGAGATTCTGGAAATCTTCCTTGACTGGGTTCGCTACCTCAAAGACGAACTTCTCTGGGGTAATGATGATCCGCTGTTTCCTAAAACCCATGTGACCGTCAGCGAAAACAGAGGTTTTGTAGCCTCTGGGTTAGCAAGGGCGCATTGGAGCAACGCAACGCCGATACGCACCATTTTTCGTGAATCATTTGAATCTGCGGGTTTGCCATACTTCAATCCTCACTCATTTAGAAAAACGCTGGTAAACTTTGGGCAGCAACTTTGTCAAACGCCTGAGCAATTCAAAGCCTGGAGCCAAAACCTTGGACATGAAGACGTATTGACGACGCTGTACAGCTATGGGGAGGTGCAGCAAAGCCGGCAAGGCGAAATTATTCAAGCACTGAAAAATCCACAAAAAATCAACTCACAGGGGGCAGATGTAATTGCCCATGCTGTAATACAAGCGTTAAAAATTCATCAAATGGATTTTTCAATCTAA